The window TGCTTCTACTTCCTGAGCACTCGACATGGTCACAAACCCAAACCCTCTGCTTCTCCCAGTCGTCTTGTCATATATAACCTGCAAAATTCCATCAAACCCTCCATTAACACCCAAAACAAAATCAAACCCACATTTTATCTCGATTCAATTCACAAAAAGACTCAAACGTTCACACGAAAAACCATACCTCAACCATCTCAACATTTCCAGCACCCTCAAACAGCTCAGCCAGCTGAGCACTGTCAACAGTGAAGGGCAAGTTCCCGACGAAGAGCTTAAGGTCAGGCGAGAAATTGGGCTCGGCTTCGTCGCCGCTGAGAACCTCCTCATCCTGCTCGAAGTCCGAAACGGCGACGTGTCGCACAAACGACCTCGACGCCTTGCCGGAGCTGAGAAATGAAGCCGAAATCGAAATGGGTTTGAGGGAGGAGAAGGAGGAGAGAGAGAAGAGGGAGACGGAAGTGGGTTTGGGGGAGTAGAGGGCTAGGGTTTTGGGGGTGAGGGAAGGAAGAACAAGCGAAGCCGTGGAGGTAGTCATGGCTTTGCTTTCAAGATAAGGTTTTGGCAAAAACAGAGAGCGAGGGTTTGAGACTTCTGAAACTATCCAAAGGGTTTTAAGAAGAAAGTTTTAGATATTTCTTGATGGCGGAAATGCCCCTGGGATTGGGTGAGAATTACGGATAATGATCGTCTGGACAAAAGCAGGGGTCAGATATTTTTGTGGGATGAAGATGGGCCATGTTGCTGTCATTACTTATTACAATGGGCCATAACCCTCTGGCTTGGCCCATAAAGATCTGTGTATTAGGAAATATCAATTTGGAAAGATGTGTTCTTTTCAATTTTCATTGAGGTCAAGATACAAACACCTACACTTGTTGTTCCTAACATACTGGGTTTCCGTGACCTTCATCACTTTAATCTTGCTCTCCTAGCCAAGCAGGCTTGAAGACTTACTGAAAATCCAGAGTCAACGTGGGCAAGAATTCTCAAGGCGAGGTATTTTCCTAAGGTTGGTTTTTCAGATGCTAAGAAGGGGTATCGAGCTTCTTGGGGATGGTCTAGCCTCCTGGAAGTCAGAGATTTTGTCACAAAAATGGGGTGTTGGCATGTTATTAACGGTTCATCTATAAATTTATGGAAGGATCAGTGGTTACCACCTCCCAATATAGGCTGTATACAAACTATTGCTCCTATTCCAGATGATGCCCCAACACTGGTCAGTGATTTAATCGTCAGAGAAAGCAGGTCTTGGAATTTGGATACAATTCTACACCTACTCAACCCAATTGATGTCTCAACAGAATTCTTTCTATTCCAATTGGTCCTGGCATAGGGCTTGACAGGTTGATATGGCCCTTATCTAAGAATGGCAAGTATTCTGTTTCAAGTGGTTATCATTGGGTTCATAGTCATCTCACTACAGGATCAAGTTCTTCCATAAGCAACACTTCTCATATCATCAGTGCAAAATGTTGGAAAATGCTTTGGGGTTTGAAAACCTTACCAAAAATCAAATTTTTTCTCTGGAAGTGTTTGAATGGTGCAGCCGCCTCTTTTCCCAATCTTTTTCACAGGAAACTGTCTCAATCCCCAATCTGCCCTCTTTGTGGTGCTTTTGATGAGTCAATTGAGCACATCCTGTTATTATGCCATTGGGTTGACCCAATTTGGTATAGGTCTCCTCAGTGCTTGAGAATAGATAAGAGAAAGGTTATTACTTTGGACAAATGGCTGCAAGATTCTATTATGAAACACAGCATTGAGAGTGACAGGGTTTGGTGCGGTACCTTGATTAGCTTTATTTGCTGGTCAATCTGGAAAGCTAGATGCTGCTTCGTTTATCAATATGAATCACCTTCTCCTATTTGTGTGCTTCAAAAGGGAATCATGGCAGCTTTTGAATTCATCAACTCATGCTCTAAAGAAAATGTGAAAACAAAGAGCAATGGAGTTTTGAAATGGACTCACCCTCCTGAGGGAGTGACTGCTATTAATTGTGATGCAGCCTGGTCTGATGAGAATAATGGGGGTTTGGGAGTAGCTCTCCGCAACCATGAAGGAGTTTGTATCGGAGGGGCTCATGGGCAAGCCTTTCTGTCTTCTGTAGAGGCTGCTGAAGCCACAGCAATACTGCTGGGAGTAAATGTTGCTTTGGATATGGGACTGAAAGATGTAATTGTTCAGTCTGATTCTCTAAGTATAATCACAGAACTCAACTCTTCTAGCTCATGCAAAAATTGGAAGATTACTCAGATTATTGATGATATCAAATGGAAGAAGGTTTTTTTCAATTCCATTACCTGGGACTGGATTCCCCGTGAAGCAAACCAAGTTGCAGATGCTGCAGCTTTGCTTGGAAAAAGGATGATGGGTCTTAACCGATGGGTCAACCGGCCACCATCATCTCTCTTGAGTGTACTCCGGAACGACGGTTTGCCATGTCCACCGTTGGTGGCAGTTTAGTTGGAAGCCATCTCTGGTTTCCTCCTTTTTTTGTTACTGATGTCCTTCTGTTTTCTCTTTTCTTAGAATCTGAGATGAAGGCTTCAGTTTTTCTTTTTCTTTCTCTTTGGGCTTTGCAGTTTTGCTAGCTTGTGTTTTGTTTTGGGCTTTGGCCTTTTTAATGAATTCTTTTCTCACCAAAAAAAAAAAAAACATACACTAATGTGGTTGAGAAGAACTCCTAATATGAGAATGAAAACGACTAACGTCTATTGATGGTTACGAAAGAATACATTACAGCAAAACCTGTGATGTGTCAAGTAGTGCTCCAGTGCAACTCGACATGTATAACTCCATTTCTTGAGTTAATCAGATTGTACTCGCCTCTGATGCGCCCATTGTATACCACATCACTAAAATTGATGTCAATATACCCCAACAATTCCTAGATAAAGATGAATAATATTCAGATGCAGGGTTTTGATTCAAACATGAAAATAGATGAGCTAAAACTGATGAGATTATTGTATACAGACCAACCTTTTTTCGGAAACGATAGGCGAAAAGGTGTCTTTTCTTACTCTTTACTGCAAAACGAATAC of the Fragaria vesca subsp. vesca linkage group LG6, FraVesHawaii_1.0, whole genome shotgun sequence genome contains:
- the LOC101314681 gene encoding 29 kDa ribonucleoprotein A, chloroplastic-like, which gives rise to MTTSTASLVLPSLTPKTLALYSPKPTSVSLFSLSSFSSLKPISISASFLSSGKASRSFVRHVAVSDFEQDEEVLSGDEAEPNFSPDLKLFVGNLPFTVDSAQLAELFEGAGNVEMVEVIYDKTTGRSRGFGFVTMSSAQEVEAAARQFNGYELDGRALRVNYGPPPPRTEDSFRGARGGSPRGGGGYGDSSNRLYVGNLAWGVDNLALENLFNEQGKVLEAKVVFDRDSGRSRGFGFVTYGSAEEMNSAIESLDGVDLGGRSIRVTAAEPRPPRRQF
- the LOC101310543 gene encoding uncharacterized protein LOC101310543, with product MAAFEFINSCSKENVKTKSNGVLKWTHPPEGVTAINCDAAWSDENNGGLGVALRNHEGVCIGGAHGQAFLSSVEAAEATAILLGVNVALDMGLKDVIVQSDSLSIITELNSSSSCKNWKITQIIDDIKWKKVFFNSITWDWIPREANQVADAAALLGKRMMGLNRWVNRPPSSLLSVLRNDGLPCPPLVAV